A section of the Kribbella sp. HUAS MG21 genome encodes:
- a CDS encoding FtsX-like permease family protein, translated as MGKWGPPLRIARRTTRRSLGRTLLIAALIGLPVLAATWLGIVLKSASPSGETLANNTIGRADARLDVTQYGKLQVQPGQDMLYGEPPPAPGHDKAVRTPSTFDPLTLLPPGSKVARQFVDSGTTEIRVPDSKTSVTLLTGDGADPLTTGTVKLDEGRLPAKPDEVAISPSLAEELGRTDTMVSADGTKYTVVGIARMLSAASTKAVFATPDTRLHEVDPTRTVQYLVDLPDSADADALGTALIDQGLFLLPRATIVDPPPDTYGTTADEIGPYAAMALVIGFGVLEIVLLAGTAFAVGARRQTRELGLVMAAGGTPGDVRRIVVTQGLFAGLVGVLGGLAIAGIAVFSAKPVWEAMTDAVFTAWQIPWGTIVAIALLGVGAGLAAAVVPAISAGRQAPMAALAERFTVTAGAARIRVAAVVLLGAGLACVFGGSTMIAAALKSARSTQLGMQATATPTGPIALVLLGITATIAALVWMLPSLVAKLAGVARALPLSGRMALRDASRHRHRTGPATAAIMMAVAGTAAVAFAASNSIAADAADYTAAGREGDAVMRFADGVPGAIAHTPQLGSQLGELLPVRQQHQLGYVQLPNAKANQYGYTPVLAVATPQNGMGMTGMPLQAADPGFVERFGEYGARVAAAMRAGKVVVPDVKLEPGQTVALHNDDAQDYLKNLDAVSFGPPPRIQFFRDTALISPEAARELGTIKVNEVHFELTRSPSDDELAAVARLLGADDQLVVEKGYQSPARLFLLGILAAATIVTLLGVAISVSLSAAEGRADLATLAAIGAPPRRRRSLAAAQAWVLGQLGCLLGVGVGALYGYTAHAAFGSPRFAVPWAELGGIVIVVPLFAGLLAWLLTRSRLPMVSRID; from the coding sequence ATGGGCAAGTGGGGCCCGCCGCTGCGGATCGCCCGCCGTACGACGCGCCGGTCGCTCGGCCGCACGTTGCTGATCGCGGCGCTGATCGGCCTGCCCGTGCTGGCGGCGACATGGTTGGGCATCGTGCTGAAGAGTGCCAGCCCGAGCGGCGAGACGCTGGCGAACAACACGATCGGCCGCGCGGACGCCCGGCTGGACGTCACGCAGTACGGCAAGCTCCAGGTGCAACCCGGTCAGGACATGCTGTACGGCGAACCGCCGCCGGCTCCCGGCCATGACAAGGCGGTCCGGACGCCGTCGACGTTCGACCCGCTGACGCTACTTCCGCCGGGGAGCAAGGTGGCGCGGCAGTTCGTCGACTCCGGCACCACCGAGATCCGCGTCCCGGACTCGAAGACCTCGGTCACGCTGCTGACCGGCGACGGAGCGGATCCGCTGACGACCGGGACCGTGAAGCTCGACGAAGGCCGGCTGCCCGCGAAGCCCGACGAGGTCGCGATCTCGCCGTCGCTCGCCGAGGAGCTCGGCCGGACCGACACGATGGTGAGCGCGGACGGTACGAAGTACACCGTCGTCGGGATCGCGCGGATGCTGAGCGCCGCGAGCACCAAGGCCGTCTTCGCGACGCCGGACACGCGCCTGCACGAGGTCGACCCAACCCGGACGGTCCAGTACCTGGTGGATCTCCCGGACTCCGCGGACGCCGACGCGCTCGGCACCGCCTTGATCGACCAGGGCCTGTTTCTCTTGCCGCGGGCAACCATCGTCGATCCGCCGCCGGACACCTACGGCACGACCGCCGACGAGATCGGCCCGTACGCGGCGATGGCGCTCGTGATCGGCTTCGGCGTCCTGGAGATCGTGCTGCTGGCCGGTACGGCGTTCGCGGTCGGCGCGCGCCGCCAGACCCGTGAACTCGGGCTGGTGATGGCCGCCGGCGGTACGCCGGGCGACGTCCGGCGGATCGTCGTGACGCAAGGGCTGTTCGCCGGGCTGGTCGGGGTGCTCGGCGGACTCGCGATCGCGGGGATCGCGGTGTTCAGCGCGAAGCCGGTGTGGGAAGCGATGACGGACGCCGTCTTCACCGCGTGGCAGATCCCGTGGGGCACGATCGTCGCGATCGCCCTGCTAGGGGTGGGCGCGGGGCTCGCGGCGGCCGTCGTACCGGCGATCAGTGCCGGGCGGCAGGCGCCGATGGCAGCGCTGGCCGAGCGGTTCACCGTGACGGCCGGGGCGGCGCGCATCCGGGTCGCCGCGGTGGTGCTGCTCGGCGCCGGGCTGGCGTGTGTGTTCGGGGGCAGCACGATGATCGCCGCCGCGTTGAAGTCGGCACGGAGCACGCAGCTCGGGATGCAGGCGACCGCCACGCCCACCGGCCCGATCGCGCTCGTCCTGCTCGGGATCACCGCGACCATCGCGGCGCTGGTGTGGATGCTGCCCAGCCTGGTCGCGAAGCTCGCCGGGGTGGCCCGGGCGCTGCCGTTGAGCGGTCGGATGGCACTGCGGGACGCGTCCCGGCACCGGCATCGGACGGGACCCGCGACGGCCGCGATCATGATGGCCGTCGCCGGTACGGCCGCGGTCGCGTTCGCCGCGTCCAACTCGATCGCCGCCGACGCCGCGGACTACACGGCGGCCGGGCGCGAGGGCGACGCGGTGATGCGGTTCGCCGACGGAGTTCCCGGGGCGATCGCGCACACGCCGCAACTCGGCTCGCAGCTGGGCGAGCTGCTTCCGGTTCGGCAGCAGCACCAGCTCGGCTACGTACAGTTGCCGAACGCGAAGGCCAACCAGTACGGCTACACGCCGGTGCTGGCCGTCGCCACACCGCAGAACGGGATGGGCATGACCGGGATGCCCCTGCAGGCGGCCGATCCCGGCTTCGTCGAGCGCTTCGGCGAGTACGGCGCCCGGGTCGCGGCGGCGATGCGGGCCGGCAAGGTGGTGGTTCCGGACGTGAAGCTCGAACCCGGCCAGACTGTTGCCCTGCACAACGACGACGCCCAGGACTACCTGAAGAACCTCGACGCGGTGTCCTTCGGTCCGCCGCCGCGGATCCAGTTCTTCCGCGACACCGCGCTGATCAGCCCGGAGGCGGCCCGCGAGCTGGGCACGATCAAGGTCAACGAGGTCCACTTCGAGCTGACCAGGAGCCCGTCCGACGACGAGCTCGCCGCGGTCGCGCGGCTCCTCGGAGCGGACGACCAGCTCGTGGTCGAGAAGGGGTACCAGAGCCCGGCGCGGCTGTTCCTGCTCGGGATCCTGGCGGCGGCCACGATCGTCACGCTGCTCGGTGTCGCGATCTCGGTCTCGCTGTCCGCGGCCGAGGGCCGGGCCGATCTCGCGACCCTCGCCGCGATCGGAGCCCCGCCGCGCCGCCGGCGGTCGCTCGCGGCGGCGCAGGCCTGGGTCCTCGGACAGCTGGGTTGCCTGCTGGGCGTGGGGGTCGGCGCCCTGTACGGCTACACGGCGCACGCCGCGTTCGGGTCGCCGCGGTTCGCGGTTCCGTGGGCGGAGCTCGGCGGCATCGTGATCGTCGTACCGCTGTTCGCCGGGCTGCTCGCCTGGCTGCTCACGCGGTCGCGGCTACCGATGGTCAGCCGTATCGATTAG